The window gctagctgaTAATACAAAAGAGGGtgcaaaaagtttttttttcaggtatataaagagtaaaagagagatgagagtggatattggaccactggaaaatgacactggagaggaaaCAATGGGGGAGAAgaactagcagtatgccagaaatgcaAGTGTACCAGAGAGCAAAAGTGAGTGTCTttgttattactaaggaaaaggtgcttgggaggctgaacgggctgaaggcagataagtcacctggaccagatgaactgctctccagggttgtgaaagaggtagctgaagaaattatggaggcagtagtaatgatctcttaagaatcactagattcttgaatggttctggaggactggatagttgcaaatgttattccactctttaagaaggaagtgaggcagaagaaaggatagTATAGGCTAGTTATCCTGATTTTAttgattggaaagatgttggagtccattattaaggatgaggattcGGGGTTCTTGgcgacacatgataaaataggccaaaatcagcatggttttctaaggggaaaaccttgcctggcaaatctgtcggaattctttgaggaaataacatgcaggatagacaaaggagagtcagttgtTTACTcgaattttcagaaggtctttgacaaggtgctgcccatgaggctgcttaacaaaataagagcccatggtatttcaggaaaggtactagcatgaatagaagattggctgactggcaggaggcaaagagtggtaataaagggggccttttctggttgtctgctggtGTCCAGCAGTGTACCGCAGGATTCTTTTCATGTtgattgtcaatgatttggatgaaggaattgatggctatgTGACCAAGGCTGCAAACAATagatacaaagatagctggaagGGCAGggaatgctgaggaagcaggatgtctgcagaagaacttaaacAGATTGGGGTCATAagcaaagaagttgcagatggaatataatgttagGAAGAGCATGGTCATGTGGTTTGGCATAAGAAATAAAGGCATGGGctattaaaggttaatttgcaggtttagtcagtggtgaggaaggcaaatacaatgttagcattcatttctggaggactagaataaaaaagcaaggatgtaatactgagcctttataagaaattggtcagaccacacttggaagattgtgagcagttttgggctgcttgtctaagaaaagatgtcctggcattggaaagggtccaggggaggttcacaaggatgattccaggaatgaaaagttaacatatgaggagctgtttgatagctctgggtctgtactccctggagttcagaataatgagggtgcatctcattgaaacctattgataattgaaaggtctggatagtaTTGACATGAAGAGTATGTTTCCTGGAGTGGAGaaatcaaggaccagagggcacagacttagaattgaggaatgtccatttagaacagagatgaaaagttTCATTAGAAAGtctgcagaatttgttgccacagacagatgtggaggtatatttaaagtagtggTTGAAAGGTTGTGGATtcattagggcatcaaaggttacgtggagaaggcaggaaaatgggtttgagagggatgatGTATCAGACAGAATAGAGTGGCAGaccagacctgatgggccaaatgacctaattctgcttctgtgtcttatggttgaATAGGGAAATATGAATGAGTATACATTCCTCCTACAGGTGCTATTTTTATCCAGCCGATGGTGTGAGGTTCCAGAGTTCAGTGGGTTTGGGACAAGGAGGGGCTGCACTGATTagggattaaagattagcttcatctGTCAATattagatagagtagacatgggGGGGTGTATCTTATAAAAGTTCATAGCttaaattaagtttattatcaaagtacattaatgTCACTAtctactactctgagattcattttattgaaggcattcacagtaacacagagaaatacaacagaatcaatgaaatactacGCACAAGCAATGACCGACAAGCCTCCAGTGTGTAATAGAAGacaaattgcaaatacaaaaaaacgaGAAAATAAATTAATACCTAGATACAtgatattgagaatatgagttgcaTAGTCTATAAATGATACTGAAAACATCAATTGTATATCCAGTCTCCACCTCAGCTTTTGAAGCTCTAgggagaacaacccaagtttgtcccagctctctgtttATGGCCTCCATTCTAACACTGATGGGCCTCTTCTGCTGGTGAACCTTATTCTGTAAAGGAGTTAAAATGGCACTGCCAGTACAGGTAACTGAAAGGATTACATCATTATGGTGCTTATAAACAGAACACCGAGTAATGAGCAACAAGATCATGATCATTTCTCACAAAGTTCTCCAGGCCAGGGTACAATACCCTGACTCTGACTCTATACCAGGGTACTGTGCCCTGACTGTGTACCAGATTACTGTGCCCTGATTTTGGCATTCTGTACCAGGATACTGTACCCAGAGCCTGGCACCCTGTACCAGGATACTGTGCCCTGACTCCGGCATTCTGCACCATGGTACTGTACCCTGATTCCGTCTCTGTACCAGGGCACCGTGCCCTGACTCTGGCACTCTGACTCATTAAAATGACATTAATGTCATTGAGATAATTTACAAGTGCTGAATATAAATTATACTTTTAATCAAATAAACATCTTGCCATTGTGTTTCACCTCTGAAATACAATAGTGATATGTTTTCATGACTAAAAGCATAATCGGTCAGCCAGAAACAGATCCTGTACCAACTTTTCTGGAGAGTGTCCAAGTGGTGGTATTTAAGGGGGATCTTTACGTGATGAATATATTAGCGACAAGAGTGTCCTGAGGAAGGAATTCAGGAGTTTGGGAACAAAACGAATTATTACCAGATCATTGGACGGACGGTGCTACAACATTTTATGCTCGGTGTGGTATGCATGCAGACGATACTGGCGAAGTTAGCACCTATTCTACATCCATCTGCAGTGTGCCATGGTGTCCCTGAGTGTCAAAGAGAAGGTCAAGGATGAGAAGTTGAGACTGAAGGAAGGTCGAACAGTTCTGATAAAACTTTCGTTACTTTTGCCCTGCACAGCGACCTttgcttctttctctctctctctctacagaggctgcctgatgttgtcatttaatatAAATTTAAGAATTCCAAAATTTGTTTTGCTTTTGCAGAAACTCCTTTCGCCAAAGCACAGGAGTCTTGGTACAGATGTTATGGAAGTTTACAATTGTAATAGAGTCCGTGTAAGGTGAAGAGGATGATATCTCTTCTGGATGCACAGATGCTTCTTGTCTGTGGCATGGTTGGACCGGATGGGCTTTTAGCGATGTTCACTCCGAGGAACTTGAAGATCTCCACCCTCTGGACCCCAGAACGGTTGCATCAAAACAACACATTCCATGTCCTGTAAGACAGTGATAACaactctgattctgaaatggttgtTTGATACCGGCATTTAAGCAGACTCAAGTAGCTCGGGCTTGGTCTGATTCCGAGCTCAACATGGGCAGTGCCCTGAGGGGAAGCTAAAGGCAGCTGGCCCGGAACCTTTGCTCGCTGCAATTCCAAGTGAATTTCAGAGGCAATGCTGCAAGAAAGGGGCGAGAGTGTGACACTGGATTTAGGGGAGATTAGTGGGAGCCGCACAGCAAACCCAGGCACGGTACAGTACAGTATGTGGGTAACAGACCGAACGACCAGCATTGACTATACACTTCGGGTGGCGGGAGGGCCGGCTGACTCCCTGCGCATGCCGCTGGGGAGAGTAACAAAAATAAACAACGTCACAACATGACTGACGTAAGAGGTATTGTTGCCCTTTCGTACTCTCTGATTGGCCGGCGATCGTGTCTTCGAACGCCGGTTTCAATTCCAGACGTTGCTAGGGACGACGGCGTAGATCGGCGTTCCCATTGGTCGGTGCGACGTCAATCAGGCCCCGAGCCGATTCCGGGAAGCTGGTAAAGCCGGGGTGTTTGTAGTAGAGGCTTTCTCCTGTTGTCGGTGCCGGAGCTAGGGTGGCGCAGGGGAAGGGAGATCATAGCAATGGTCAAAAGCATGTTCGGCGGTGACAAACTGAGTAGGGCTGCTGCGCAGGGTAACTGGCGGGAGGTAAAACGTCTTCTGAACGAAGAGAAGGTGAATGTGAACGCGGTTAATAAATACGGACGGACCGCACTGCAGGTTGGTGCCTTCTGAAAAATAAGTCGCGCCAGTTTATCCCGTGCAATGGTTAAGAAATTTGTCGATTCGGGAGTTGAATCTGTATTTTgtctgttccccccccccttaaACATTTacgttttgtttattattttctctcagaaactgccgagCTTAAAGGTTTTCGGAGAATAGCATTTCTACTTAATGAGTAACTGTCGGTGTATTTATTGTGAGGGGATTTGAACGTCTTTAGGTTGTGATACCTCTGTCCGTGACGCTGTAACAACCTGCGCTTTCTGCCTGTTGTCTGTCTCTGTGGGGACAGCTGAAGTTGGACATATTTTTTTATTTGTTAACCCCCGCCCCCCGCATAGCTTCGCAACATTTGTGAATGATAAAAGGTCAAGTTTTTGTGAGCTGGGGGATGAGAAGATACGTGGGACGGAGCCACCGCCAAAGGATCTGACTGTtcgaatgtttttttttaagatttaaaAGGCAGACTCATTGTGAAATATACAGTGACACATTAATATTGAGGAGGCGGAGCTTACACCCGGGTGATTGTGGCACGGGGAACAAGCCCTCATAATTATTGAGCGTGCAACTAGTTCCTGGAATTAAATATTGTCAACACTCCCCACTAAATTCTAATGAGCAGTGCTCGTTTAAAAACACTTCTATCGCCACACCTGTTAAAAGATTGTTTTAAACGGAACCGCGTGAGCTCATGTATATATCGGCATTATTTATTTGTACCGTCATTCCAGGAATGTTGTTTTGCAACTAAGATGTTTGTTCCAGTAACTCTAAGGTGGCAGGCTTTAGACTTTAGAATAGTAGAaggaaataatatttaaaaaattagTTTGAAGACCTGGAGGTTGCTGTATAGATTCCAGTAGAACAGGAACACAGTGGAAACAAATGTAACAATGACTTCCAGAGGATACTTACTAAAGCAAATTCTAAACacgagcaacgcacataaaaaaatgctggtgagggcagcaggtcaggcagcatctctaggaagaggtacagtcgacggttcgggccgagacccttcgtcaggactaactgaaaggagagatagtgagagatttgaaagtgaaaaatttcctcgtgtttgcgtaaacacgaattctgtagatgctggaaagccagagcAACGCGCACgaaatactgggggaactcagcaagtcaggcagcatccatggagggggataaacggtcgacatttctcggtgagactctttgtcaggactagaaaaggaggaagaagtcacagagaggtgggggagggggagcagtgtGATCACTCGATAGAGTATGATGTTTTCcgaggggttgtctattggtgagtCCTCCGATGACTGTCGAGGCCGATTAGTGGTGGTTGTGgttggggaaggagtacaaactggcaggtgaatAAATGAGACCAAGTTAGGGGAGACAAGACTGAGGTAAATGAATtgagaagctgggggggggggtggtgatgggCGGAAGAGAGACCTGTTGTAATAGAGGGTTAGGGGCCTTGTTTAAACACGGCTGCCTTGATTCtccaggtggggggaggggggagaaggttGCTTGCTTTCAAGGGCCATTGTATTGTGCCTGGTGAAGGTGCTGTGTTGTTGGGATATCTGAAATATAGACAAGTTCTGTGAAGCAAGAAAATCAGGTAAAGGCTGGTGTGTGATTTGGAGGGAAGAGGGCTGGTGTGTGATTTGGAGGGAAGAGAGCTggtggatggtatgggaggtgctggtGGAAAAAGTCTGGCTGAGTCCTGTGCACTTTGTAGGGGTAAGGACTGTAAACTGGGTGGATGTGTGCGAATGCTGAGGCTGAGAAACGGGTTTCCAATTAGCCAATTTGTCCCAGAGGGCGTGGAGGGTTTTAACTCATCCAGCCAAACGAGGTTTCTGGTTCATGTCATACATAGCTTGTGTCTTTCAGCTAAAGAGACCCGGGTTCAACCTTCGCCTCCTGGCTGACTGTGGTGGTTGCACATTCTCATGTTGACCACCTGGGTTTTCCCCTCCCAAGACCTGTGGGAAGGATAATTAAGTGTCATACCTGACTTTGCTTCCTGTTCAATTAAGTCTAGATTAAACCATAAGGGGGATACATTTGCACTTTTGCCAAAATAGAAAATTGTGGTGCCTCGACAACATTGAGTTGGGCAGACAAGGAGGGAACattgcagaaggcaaagagtgattgtagatgggtcatattctgcatggaggtcggtgaccagtggtgtgcctcagggatctgttctgggaccccttctctgcatgagttttataaatgatctggatgaggaagtggaaggatgggttagtaaatttactgatgacacaaaggttaggggtgttgtggatcgtgtggaAGGCCGTCAGAAGTTCCAGCGGGACATTGATTcaatgcaaaactggactgaagtgacagatggggttcaacccagataagtgtgaggtggttcattttgaaagTATGATGGCacaatgtagtattaatggtaagactcttggtagtgtggaggatcagagggatcttgggtttgTGTCCACAGGACACTAagatgctgcgcaggttgactgtgtggttaagaaggcatacggtgcattggccttcatcaaccgagAGACTTGAGTTCAAGAGCgaagaagtaatgttacagctgtataggaccctggtcagaccccacttggaggactgtactcagtacaggaaagatgtggaaactatagaaagggtgaagaggagatttacaaggatgttgctggattggggagcatgccttatgaaaatagtttgagtgatcttggccttttctccttggagtggcggaggatgaaaggtgacctgatagatgatgaggtattgatcatgtggatagtcaagaggctttttcccagggctgaaatggctaacatgagagggcacagttttaaggtgcttggaaggaggtacagaggggatgtcggggtgttttttttttaacacagagagtggtgagtgcgtgggatgggctgccagcgacggtggtggagtcggatacaatagggttttttaagaggctcctggataggtacatgggctaTGGGTAatgctaggtaatttctaaagtaagtacatgcttggcacagcatctgggccgaagggcctgtattgtactgtaggttttctatgtttctatttagcACCGGCTGCTAACTTTCTCCatataaataaacttgaacttttgCCAGAGCCTTGCATCAGTATGTCTGTCAAACTCCCTCTATCACAGCTGTAAAATAATGTAAACATTTCCTTAcacgccttcctgtcagcttcccGCACAGCTGCGGGGAAGTGCCAACAACTCAATTACTACCTTTGCTTGTAATCGTTATGACTAGGCGCCTTAACAACCCATAGGCACACAATGTCTACAAGGTGTTGTGTTGAAAAGTAAAGCACTGCAGTGTCCAAATTGTTTTTATATGAATGGTAAATGAAGTTCAGGGTTGGTTagaggattaagttcaagagccaaggagtaatgtttcagctctataaaaccctggttagaccacactaggaatattgtgttcagttctgtttgcctcattTGAAGAAGGATGCGCaaactttagagagagtgcaggggagatGTACCAAGATGATGGCTGGATCAGGGAgatatcttatgaggataggttgagcaagctaggggttttctctttggagtaaaggaggatgaggtgcaacttgataaaggtgttcaagatgataaggggcatagatacAGTAGTAGATAACCAGAGACAttgccagggtggaaatggctagtatgagggggcataatttccatttggaggaaagtatagggcagGGAAAGGGAAtgtcagaagtttttttttacacattggtgagtgcatggaatgcccggcctggggtgatggtagaggcagatgcattaggggcatttaacaaACTTTTAGGCATATTAATGATAGAAAAgctggagggctgtgtgggacgGAGGAGTTGGATTACTCTTTgagtaggttataaggtcaggacaaaattgtgggctgaagagtctgcgctgtactgttctatgtactatATGTCCTATATTCTATGTCACAGTCCGAGAACACTACAGTGTAGAAAATGGCCCTACAGCGCACCTAGTCCAAACTGAACTATGTTTCTAGttgcattgacctgcacccagaccatacccttctatccatctacctatccaaatttctctaaagtgttgaaattgaacctgtatccatcacttctgctggcagctcgttctacccttgtaccactgtctgagtgaagaagatctccCTCAAAATCCTCTTAAACATCTCCCAGCCCATGAGCTccagttcttgtctcacccaacctcagtggaaatagtCTGCTTGCATTTGTAATCTTAGCTGCCCTTTACAGTTATGATATTATTCTTGGGTTTTGCTTGTACAGCAGTGTTTACAAACTCAAAATGTTAACAAGAAATGCAAGGATATAAtttaataaaaaatgaaatctaTTGTGTACAGAAGGTTTTTATGGCCTCATTGTCTTTCCCCTTCCAGGTGATGATGATGGGGTGTACCTTTGTTGCAGAGGAGCTACTGAAGAATGGAGCAGACCCCAATGTCCAGGATAAAAATGGCTTTGCCCCAGCACACGACGTAGCCCGCAGTGGTTTCTTGGATACCATGGTGGTCCTGATGAAGTACCAATCTGATGTAAACTTGGAGGATGCCTCGGGCTGTCTACCAATACACCTGGCTGCCCAACAGGGCCACCTAAATCTTGTGCAGTTCCTGGCTCCCAGGTCATGCATTTGGCATAAGAACGGCAGAGGGCAGACCCCACTTGATGTGGCACGGGATTCGGGCAGAACTGAAGTGGTGGAATGGTTGGAGCAAGTAATACAATCCCAAAGCTCACAGTGATTTCCCCAGCTGCTGGGACACCAACGTTTCCTCAGTTTAACCTCCTCAAAGCATGGTCTACTCCGTATTGCACTGTTAATTCcattattttttttctaattttacGTCGCTCCTTGGGTCTTGAACTAGAGTGGAAGCTCTTCCACCCCCAAATTTTGGTGGCCATCTTGCCCCTAAAAGTAGCCAAATAACTTAATCATCGATGAGCAGATTTCTTTCTTTACTTATGCCACCTTATTGTTGTGTAAATTCAAATGGGAGCTACAATGAACAGCGCATGAGAGTTTGCATGTGTGGCCTCAGGAGCTCTAGGCATTGCAGAGGCTCAGTCTGCAGTGATCTATTCCACAGACTTGGTATTTGGAAACGTGCACCTTTAGAAGGCTGCTTGGGTGGAAGAGAACTCTGGTGCATGGGCAGAGAGCACAGCTGGGAGCTGTGGTCACTGGATCTGGAGATCAGCACTGAACCACGAGATCTCAGAGACTTGGGGTGcgtggagggtgggggaggtgtgGAATCAGTTGCTCTGCCCAGGTGGCCTCAATAAGAGTGCCTCAGGGAAAATAGTGTCTCTGAAATAGGAATAACCCATATACAAGGGGAGTTAAAGATCCAAGGCTTCATTTTGTTTTAACCAGTGACTGTTTACATTGATTTAAAGTACTGTAAAATTAAGTTGTGCTTTACAATTTTTTGAAGTTAAAATGgtttattattttgtgtttccttTTCAGTTCTTGAAAGGAAACAGAACAGTTAATGTAGCAATGAACTTGCCCTGAGTGCTCTAGTGATTCATAAATGAGTGTGTTTTCATATTTTTTTAAGAGTTATTGTCCCCATTGACTTAAATGCGCCCTTTTTTCTGAAAGAAATTTAAGAgtatgtttatctttagaagatATGGTGAAGCACTTAAATTTCTGGGTGTGATCTATTTGAGCAACATTGCACATACACAAGGCATGTTTGCAGATTTCACAGAACAGGAACTGTATACTAAAGTGTggatggggtgtgagtgacaaaACAAACAGATTCTAGAATCCCAGAGTTATGGATGCATAACATGGCTCTTTGGATATATATGGAAGCAGAGACAAGTTTATCTGGATTGAATAGATACTAGGGGGAATCCACTAACCAGTTTTACACAACTACAATGATGGAAACATCCCCACTGGGTGAAGAGCAGTCCTGGGACCTGTTTTAATTCTTGCCACTTACTTTATGCATCAGACTAACAGCATCTTTAGATTTCGTTTAGTTGATGGCATGTGGAAGCTGAAAGTTTGAAGCTTAAATTTTCACACAaagattcaattttcctcaaaactgATACAGTGGGCAATACATTGTTGGAAACACTCTAATGCAGACAGTGAAATCCAGTCAACATTTCAAATCTTCTGTCCATAGTGTTACTGTAGTTGTTGTGATTGAGAGTCTATTAAACTTGTAATAGTGCAAGAGTGTGCCCACAGATGTAGTTACCTCAGCCTAATTTCCATATAAGGTATGTGTCATATGCAAAACAAGTCGAGTATTTTTGTTGCCCATTTATTGCCCACAGGCTGAAAACTTGGCAAGTGGTTTCTTCCCCTGGAATTGTATCTGCCTTGGAGGAGACAAAGGTAGAGAACTCCCAGAACAGGTTAAGCAATCTGATCTTGTCCAAGGTCTACCCCAAGAATGACACAAATGAGCTCCTCTCCACTTGGATGGGGAGGATGGGAACCATTCTTGCTTCCTCCTCCTGTCTGATGATCTTTTGGAAAGAAGGGGAACAGTTTAAATGAAAATTGACAAAGATAAAGAGATAATGTTCCGATATTTTGCTCAAATCTTTTATTCAAATTGTTTTAATTTCCTTGTACTTTTGTGTCGGGGTGACAAAATGCTGAAGTAAAAACTTGTGGTCAACCTGTTGCTCTAGTGTGCTCTCATCAAGAATCTGTGTGGTTTCTCATCCATCTCTCCAACCTCAAAAGTTCCAATATCACCTTGTCCGTGACAAGCAATTAATCTGCTTATGGCTTTTCCTGTGGCTGTATTCATTCACTTTCACCTTGCCTGCTTTGTCTATCACACATAAACATTCTCACTCCTGGGTCAGATGGTTGTGGGATCAAGCACTAACCCTCAGACCTGAGCACAAAAATCCAGGCTGATAATTCAGTGAGAGTAGGCTGCATCATTGAAGGAGCCTCTGCTTATATTGCAGACAGGTGAAGGTAAAAGGTTCCGGGAAATATTCTGAAGAGGACTGAAGTTAGCCCTCAGGTCCTAGGCACTACTTACACTTACTTAACATCACTAAAACCTGATTATCTGGCCATGTTGTTCATGAGATCCCACTGTGTGCAAAATGGCTGCTGCATTTCCGATATTTTAACAGCGATGCTTTAAAATTTTATTCTTGCTCATAGGACAATTTAGAAGCCATAGGAAATTCCACAGAAATTTTGCCTTTGGAAACTTTTCTTGTGACTTATTACTAGGAGCCTTATCAATTTCTTTCCTTATTGGAGCTCCTCATTTGTATCCATTTTATGTGCAGGGCTGGGATGTTTTTGGCTTTACTAGTGCAGTTTCAAAGTGTTGCTGTTGTTATTGTTCAGCACGAGTTTGAAGTTTTGAAATCTATTTATCATTTGCATAGATCATTAACTTAAAGGTCCTTGACATTGAGAATAAGGGCATGGGGCTGCCTGCCGGTTAAGACAATCCCAAGTAGATGGTCCCTGTGGAAAGTGAGGAATCTGAGTTGGGAATGTTCTGAAGACTTTATAGGTTGATGTTGCACATATAATTATATTTATGAAGTTGAATTTATTGTTGAGTGgattataatttttaaaattgcAAATAAATTATACATGTGAAAATTAAAAATTGTGCCTGTGGCTGTTTTTCTTTCCCCAATAGACAGGCTGGAATAACTGTTGTTAAAACCTGGGTAGGCCACAGACTCTTGTGGTAACGTCTATTCATAAAGTATTGTGCAAAAATTTTAGGTACCCTAGCTACATATATTGAGCACAAGACTTTTGCCtcggagtcatagaaaagtacagcacaaaaacataccctttggcctatctagtctgtgttgaaccatttaaactgcctactccattGACGGGTACCAGGACCATAGCCATATCCtgtacctatgcaaacttctctaaacattgaaattgagcatgCATATACCACTTATGCTGACagtttgttccacattctcatgaccctttgagtgaagaagcttccccttgtgttccccttaaactcttcacctttcacccttaactcatgaactgtggttgtagtcccacacaacctcaatggaaaaagcccgcttgcatttaccctatctatacccctcataacagTGGATAACAACACttttgaaaatgttgcttccttgGAAATTTTTTGATTATGATAGACACCTTCCCTTCTGAAAGAGTGAAGTGACGTTTCCaaacttccagtcctctgggaccatgccaaaatcgagaggttcttgaaagatcatgaccaatgcatccattatctcttcagcaacctccttcaggcctctgggatgtagtccatctgtcccaggtgacttatccaccttaagacctttcagtttgccttgcactttttcctttctaatagcaatgacactcactcttgctccctgacactcggGGACATCTG of the Mobula birostris isolate sMobBir1 chromosome 32, sMobBir1.hap1, whole genome shotgun sequence genome contains:
- the LOC140191132 gene encoding cyclin-dependent kinase 4 inhibitor D-like; this translates as MVKSMFGGDKLSRAAAQGNWREVKRLLNEEKVNVNAVNKYGRTALQVMMMGCTFVAEELLKNGADPNVQDKNGFAPAHDVARSGFLDTMVVLMKYQSDVNLEDASGCLPIHLAAQQGHLNLVQFLAPRSCIWHKNGRGQTPLDVARDSGRTEVVEWLEQVIQSQSSQ